A single window of Elgaria multicarinata webbii isolate HBS135686 ecotype San Diego chromosome 17, rElgMul1.1.pri, whole genome shotgun sequence DNA harbors:
- the LOC134409991 gene encoding noggin-2-like — protein MKAIQAVLFCSSLAVLSRPSSCQPYLRLRPSPSDNLPVKDIIEHPDPEYDPKEQDLDDRTLRKKLGSNFDPNFMSVLAPAQGNLSSSDPLHRFKGLGPLPNELKKLDLGETPYGTRLKMGKKARRKFLQWLWAYTYCPVLYTWKDLGIRFWPRYIKEGNCFAERSCSFPEGMYCKPVKSVTKTFLRWYCQGWSRQKYCTWIPVQYPVISECKCSC, from the coding sequence ATGAAGGCCATACAAGCTGTCCTGTTCTGCTCTTCCTTGGCAGTGCTGTCCCGGCCCAGCTCCTGCCAGCCTTACCTCCGGCTCAGGCCCTCCCCTAGCGACAACCTGCCTGTCAAGGACATTATTGAGCATCCAGACCCGGAATATGACCCCAAGGAGCAAGATCTGGATGACCGGACTTTGAGAAAGAAGCTGGGGAGCAACTTTGACCCCAACTTCATGTCTGTGCTGGCTCCGGCCCAGGGGAACCTCTCCAGTTCTGACCCACTGCACAGGTTCAAGGGGTTGGGGCCTTTGCCCAACGAACTGAAAAAGTTGGACCTTGGCGAGACGCCGTACGGGACCAGACTCAAGATGGGCAAGAAGGCCCGCCGGAAGTTCCTGCAATGGCTTTGGGCGTACACTTATTGTCCGGTGCTGTACACCTGGAAGGACCTGGGCATCAGGTTCTGGCCTCGTTATATCAAGGAAGGGAACTGTTTTGCGGAGAGGTCGTGCTCCTTCCCCGAGGGCATGTACTGTAAGCCGGTCAAATCGGTCACCAAGACCTTCTTGAGATGGTACTGCCAAGGGTGGTCGAGGCAAAAATATTGCACCTGGATTCCTGTACAGTACCCGGTCATTTCAGAGTGCAAATGCTCCTGCTAG